In a single window of the Globicephala melas unplaced genomic scaffold, mGloMel1.2 SCAFFOLD_642, whole genome shotgun sequence genome:
- the LOC132596377 gene encoding POU domain, class 2, transcription factor 2 isoform X6 translates to MAKTAAPTDGSSEIRMSKPLEAEKQGLDSPSEHTDTERNGPDTNHQNPQNKTSPFSVSPTGPSTKIKAEDPSSDSAPAAPLPPQPVQPHLPQAQLMLTGSQLAGDIQQLLQLQQLVLVPGHHLQPPAQFLLPQAQQSQPGLLPTPNLFQLPQQTQGALLTSQPRAGLPTQPPKCLEPPSHPEEPSDLEELEQFARTFKQRRIKLGFTQGDVGLAMGKLYGNDFSQTTISRFEALNLSFKNMCKLKPLLEKWLNDAETMSVDSSLPSPNQLSSPSLGFDGLPGRRRKKRTSIETNVRFALEKSFLANQKPTSEEILLIAEQLHMEKEVIRVWFCNRRQKEKRINPCSAAPMLPSPGKPASYSPHLVTPQGGAGTLPLSQASSSLSTTVTTLSSAVGTLHPSRTAGGGGAGGGAAPPLNSIPSVTPPPPATTNSTNPSPQGSHSAIGLSGLNPSTGSTMVGLSSGLSPALMSNNPLATIQALASGGTLPLTSLDSSGNLVLGAAGAAPGSPGLVTSSLFLNHAGLPLLSAPPGVGLVSAAAAAVAASISSKSPGLSSSSSSSSSSSSTCSEAAAQTPGGPGGPEVGSKPE, encoded by the exons aAATAAGAATGTCTAAGCCCTTGGAGGCCGAGAAGCAAGGTCTGGACTCCCCGTCAGAGCACACAG ACACGGAAAGAAATGGACCAGACACTAACCATCAG AACCCCCAGAATAAGACCTCCCCGTTCTCTGTGTCCCCGACTGGCCCCAGCACCAAG ATCAAGGCTGAAGACCCCAGCAGTGACTCAGCCCCAGCGGCACCCCTGCCCCCCCAGCCGGTTCAGCCGCATCTGCCCCAGGCCCAACTCATGTTGACGGGCAGCCAGCTAGCCGGG GACATCCAGCAGCTCCTCCAGCTGCAGCAGCTGGTGCTTGTGCCGGGTCACCACCTCCAGCCACCTGCTCAGTTCCTGCTGCCGCAGGCCCAGCAGAGTCAGCCAG GCCTGCTACCGACGCCAAATCTATTCCAGCTACCTCAGCAAACCCAGGGAGCTCTTCTGACCTCCCAGCCCCGGGCAGGGCTGCCCACACAG CCCCCCAAATGCTTGGAGCCACCATCCCATCCCGAGGAGCCCAGTGACCTGGAGGAGCTGGAGCAGTTTGCTCGCACCTTCAAGCAACGCCGCATCAAGCTGGGCTTCACGCAG GGTGACGTGGGTCTGGCCATGGGCAAGCTCTACGGCAACGACTTCAGCCAGACGACCATCTCCCGCTTCGAGGCCCTCAACCTGAGCTTCAAGAACATGTGCAAACTCAAGCCTCTCCTGGAGAAGTGGCTCAACGACGCAG AGACTATGTCTGTGGACTCAAGCCTGCCCAGTCCCAACCAGCTGAGCAGTCCCAGCCTGGGTTTCGACGGGCTCCCCGGCCGGAGACGCAAGAAGAGGACCAGCATCGAGACAAACGTCCGCTTCGCCTTAGAGAAGAGTTTTCTAGCG AACCAGAAGCCTACCTCAGAGGAGATCCTGCTGATCGCAGAGCAGCTGCACATGGAGAAGGAGGTGATCCGCGTCTGGTTCTGCAACCGGCGCCAGAAGGAAAAACGCATCAACCCCTGCAGCGCGGCCCCCATGCTGCCCAGCCCGGGCAAGCCAGCCAGCTACAGCCCCCATCTG gTCACGCCCCAAGGGGGCGCCGGGACCCTGCCTTTGTCCCAAGCTTCCAGCAGTCTGAGCACAACAG TTACTACCTTATCCTCAGCTGTGGGGACCCTCCACCCCAGCCGGAcagctggagggggtggggccgggggcggggccgcgccCCCCCTCAATTCCATCCCCTCtgtcactcccccacccccggccaccACCAACAGCACAAATCCCAGCCCTCAAGGCAGCCACTCGGCTATCGGCTTGTCGGGCCTGAACCCCAGCACGGG AAGCACAATGGTGGGGTTGAGCTCCGGGCTGAGTCCAGCCCTCATGAGCAACAACCCTTTGGCCACTATCCAAG CCCTGGCCTCTGGTGGAACCCTGCCCCTTACCAGCCTTGACAGCAGCGGGAACCTGGTGCTGGGGGCGGCTGGCGCGGCCCCAGGGAGTCCGGGCCTGGTGACCTCGTCACTCTTCTTGAACCACGCCGGGCTGCCCCTGCTCAGCGCCCCGCCTGGTGTGGGCCTGGTCTCGGCAGCCGCGGCGGCCGTGGCGGCCTCCATCTCCAGCAAGTCTCCTGGCCtctcctcgtcctcgtcctcgtcctcgtcgtCCTCCTCCACTTGCAGTGAGGCGGCAGCACAGACCCCTGGAGGCCCAGGGGGGCCCGAGGTAGGGTCCAAGCCTGAGTGA
- the LOC132596377 gene encoding POU domain, class 2, transcription factor 2 isoform X4 translates to MAKTAAPTDGSSEIRMSKPLEAEKQGLDSPSEHTDTERNGPDTNHQNPQNKTSPFSVSPTGPSTKIKAEDPSSDSAPAAPLPPQPVQPHLPQAQLMLTGSQLAGLTALMPAQQQLLLQQAQAQLLAAAAAAASSSSSSSSSSSSTSQPPASSGGGDLPPPQPASQPPGTPQLTLSQPIQLTAQDIQQLLQLQQLVLVPGHHLQPPAQFLLPQAQQSQPGLLPTPNLFQLPQQTQGALLTSQPRAGLPTQPPKCLEPPSHPEEPSDLEELEQFARTFKQRRIKLGFTQGDVGLAMGKLYGNDFSQTTISRFEALNLSFKNMCKLKPLLEKWLNDAETMSVDSSLPSPNQLSSPSLGFDGLPGRRRKKRTSIETNVRFALEKSFLANQKPTSEEILLIAEQLHMEKEVIRVWFCNRRQKEKRINPCSAAPMLPSPGKPASYSPHLVTPQGGAGTLPLSQASSSLSTTVTTLSSAVGTLHPSRTAGGGGAGGGAAPPLNSIPSVTPPPPATTNSTNPSPQGSHSAIGLSGLNPSTGSTMVGLSSGLSPALMSNNPLATIQALASGGTLPLTSLDSSGNLVLGAAGAAPGSPGLVTSSLFLNHAGLPLLSAPPGVGLVSAAAAAVAASISSKSPGLSSSSSSSSSSSSTCSEAAAQTPGGPGGPEVGSKPE, encoded by the exons aAATAAGAATGTCTAAGCCCTTGGAGGCCGAGAAGCAAGGTCTGGACTCCCCGTCAGAGCACACAG ACACGGAAAGAAATGGACCAGACACTAACCATCAG AACCCCCAGAATAAGACCTCCCCGTTCTCTGTGTCCCCGACTGGCCCCAGCACCAAG ATCAAGGCTGAAGACCCCAGCAGTGACTCAGCCCCAGCGGCACCCCTGCCCCCCCAGCCGGTTCAGCCGCATCTGCCCCAGGCCCAACTCATGTTGACGGGCAGCCAGCTAGCCGGG CTCACGGCGCTGATGCCAGCCCAGCAGCAGCTCCTCCTGCAGCAAGCGCAGGCCCAGCTCCtggccgccgcggccgccgccgcctcctcctcctcctcctcctcttcctcctcctcctcgacctcgcagcccccagcctcctccgGGGGAGGCGACCTGCCGCCACCACAGCCTGCCAGCCAGCCCCCCGGGACCCCACAGCTCACCCTGTCCCAACCCATCCAGCTCACAGCACAG GACATCCAGCAGCTCCTCCAGCTGCAGCAGCTGGTGCTTGTGCCGGGTCACCACCTCCAGCCACCTGCTCAGTTCCTGCTGCCGCAGGCCCAGCAGAGTCAGCCAG GCCTGCTACCGACGCCAAATCTATTCCAGCTACCTCAGCAAACCCAGGGAGCTCTTCTGACCTCCCAGCCCCGGGCAGGGCTGCCCACACAG CCCCCCAAATGCTTGGAGCCACCATCCCATCCCGAGGAGCCCAGTGACCTGGAGGAGCTGGAGCAGTTTGCTCGCACCTTCAAGCAACGCCGCATCAAGCTGGGCTTCACGCAG GGTGACGTGGGTCTGGCCATGGGCAAGCTCTACGGCAACGACTTCAGCCAGACGACCATCTCCCGCTTCGAGGCCCTCAACCTGAGCTTCAAGAACATGTGCAAACTCAAGCCTCTCCTGGAGAAGTGGCTCAACGACGCAG AGACTATGTCTGTGGACTCAAGCCTGCCCAGTCCCAACCAGCTGAGCAGTCCCAGCCTGGGTTTCGACGGGCTCCCCGGCCGGAGACGCAAGAAGAGGACCAGCATCGAGACAAACGTCCGCTTCGCCTTAGAGAAGAGTTTTCTAGCG AACCAGAAGCCTACCTCAGAGGAGATCCTGCTGATCGCAGAGCAGCTGCACATGGAGAAGGAGGTGATCCGCGTCTGGTTCTGCAACCGGCGCCAGAAGGAAAAACGCATCAACCCCTGCAGCGCGGCCCCCATGCTGCCCAGCCCGGGCAAGCCAGCCAGCTACAGCCCCCATCTG gTCACGCCCCAAGGGGGCGCCGGGACCCTGCCTTTGTCCCAAGCTTCCAGCAGTCTGAGCACAACAG TTACTACCTTATCCTCAGCTGTGGGGACCCTCCACCCCAGCCGGAcagctggagggggtggggccgggggcggggccgcgccCCCCCTCAATTCCATCCCCTCtgtcactcccccacccccggccaccACCAACAGCACAAATCCCAGCCCTCAAGGCAGCCACTCGGCTATCGGCTTGTCGGGCCTGAACCCCAGCACGGG AAGCACAATGGTGGGGTTGAGCTCCGGGCTGAGTCCAGCCCTCATGAGCAACAACCCTTTGGCCACTATCCAAG CCCTGGCCTCTGGTGGAACCCTGCCCCTTACCAGCCTTGACAGCAGCGGGAACCTGGTGCTGGGGGCGGCTGGCGCGGCCCCAGGGAGTCCGGGCCTGGTGACCTCGTCACTCTTCTTGAACCACGCCGGGCTGCCCCTGCTCAGCGCCCCGCCTGGTGTGGGCCTGGTCTCGGCAGCCGCGGCGGCCGTGGCGGCCTCCATCTCCAGCAAGTCTCCTGGCCtctcctcgtcctcgtcctcgtcctcgtcgtCCTCCTCCACTTGCAGTGAGGCGGCAGCACAGACCCCTGGAGGCCCAGGGGGGCCCGAGGTAGGGTCCAAGCCTGAGTGA
- the LOC132596377 gene encoding POU domain, class 2, transcription factor 2 isoform X2, with protein sequence MAKTAAPTDGSSEIRMSKPLEAEKQGLDSPSEHTDTERNGPDTNHQNPQNKTSPFSVSPTGPSTKIKAEDPSSDSAPAAPLPPQPVQPHLPQAQLMLTGSQLAGLTALMPAQQQLLLQQAQAQLLAAAAAAASSSSSSSSSSSSTSQPPASSGGGDLPPPQPASQPPGTPQLTLSQPIQLTAQDIQQLLQLQQLVLVPGHHLQPPAQFLLPQAQQSQPGLLPTPNLFQLPQQTQGALLTSQPRAGLPTQAVTRPTLPDPHLSHPQPPKCLEPPSHPEEPSDLEELEQFARTFKQRRIKLGFTQGDVGLAMGKLYGNDFSQTTISRFEALNLSFKNMCKLKPLLEKWLNDAETMSVDSSLPSPNQLSSPSLGFDGLPGRRRKKRTSIETNVRFALEKSFLANQKPTSEEILLIAEQLHMEKEVIRVWFCNRRQKEKRINPCSAAPMLPSPGKPASYSPHLVTPQGGAGTLPLSQASSSLSTTVTTLSSAVGTLHPSRTAGGGGAGGGAAPPLNSIPSVTPPPPATTNSTNPSPQGSHSAIGLSGLNPSTGSTMVGLSSGLSPALMSNNPLATIQALASGGTLPLTSLDSSGNLVLGAAGAAPGSPGLVTSSLFLNHAGLPLLSAPPGVGLVSAAAAAVAASISSKSPGLSSSSSSSSSSSSTCSEAAAQTPGGPGGPEVGSKPE encoded by the exons aAATAAGAATGTCTAAGCCCTTGGAGGCCGAGAAGCAAGGTCTGGACTCCCCGTCAGAGCACACAG ACACGGAAAGAAATGGACCAGACACTAACCATCAG AACCCCCAGAATAAGACCTCCCCGTTCTCTGTGTCCCCGACTGGCCCCAGCACCAAG ATCAAGGCTGAAGACCCCAGCAGTGACTCAGCCCCAGCGGCACCCCTGCCCCCCCAGCCGGTTCAGCCGCATCTGCCCCAGGCCCAACTCATGTTGACGGGCAGCCAGCTAGCCGGG CTCACGGCGCTGATGCCAGCCCAGCAGCAGCTCCTCCTGCAGCAAGCGCAGGCCCAGCTCCtggccgccgcggccgccgccgcctcctcctcctcctcctcctcttcctcctcctcctcgacctcgcagcccccagcctcctccgGGGGAGGCGACCTGCCGCCACCACAGCCTGCCAGCCAGCCCCCCGGGACCCCACAGCTCACCCTGTCCCAACCCATCCAGCTCACAGCACAG GACATCCAGCAGCTCCTCCAGCTGCAGCAGCTGGTGCTTGTGCCGGGTCACCACCTCCAGCCACCTGCTCAGTTCCTGCTGCCGCAGGCCCAGCAGAGTCAGCCAG GCCTGCTACCGACGCCAAATCTATTCCAGCTACCTCAGCAAACCCAGGGAGCTCTTCTGACCTCCCAGCCCCGGGCAGGGCTGCCCACACAG GCCGTGACCCGCCCCACGCTGCCCGACCCGCACCTCTCGCACCCGCAGCCCCCCAAATGCTTGGAGCCACCATCCCATCCCGAGGAGCCCAGTGACCTGGAGGAGCTGGAGCAGTTTGCTCGCACCTTCAAGCAACGCCGCATCAAGCTGGGCTTCACGCAG GGTGACGTGGGTCTGGCCATGGGCAAGCTCTACGGCAACGACTTCAGCCAGACGACCATCTCCCGCTTCGAGGCCCTCAACCTGAGCTTCAAGAACATGTGCAAACTCAAGCCTCTCCTGGAGAAGTGGCTCAACGACGCAG AGACTATGTCTGTGGACTCAAGCCTGCCCAGTCCCAACCAGCTGAGCAGTCCCAGCCTGGGTTTCGACGGGCTCCCCGGCCGGAGACGCAAGAAGAGGACCAGCATCGAGACAAACGTCCGCTTCGCCTTAGAGAAGAGTTTTCTAGCG AACCAGAAGCCTACCTCAGAGGAGATCCTGCTGATCGCAGAGCAGCTGCACATGGAGAAGGAGGTGATCCGCGTCTGGTTCTGCAACCGGCGCCAGAAGGAAAAACGCATCAACCCCTGCAGCGCGGCCCCCATGCTGCCCAGCCCGGGCAAGCCAGCCAGCTACAGCCCCCATCTG gTCACGCCCCAAGGGGGCGCCGGGACCCTGCCTTTGTCCCAAGCTTCCAGCAGTCTGAGCACAACAG TTACTACCTTATCCTCAGCTGTGGGGACCCTCCACCCCAGCCGGAcagctggagggggtggggccgggggcggggccgcgccCCCCCTCAATTCCATCCCCTCtgtcactcccccacccccggccaccACCAACAGCACAAATCCCAGCCCTCAAGGCAGCCACTCGGCTATCGGCTTGTCGGGCCTGAACCCCAGCACGGG AAGCACAATGGTGGGGTTGAGCTCCGGGCTGAGTCCAGCCCTCATGAGCAACAACCCTTTGGCCACTATCCAAG CCCTGGCCTCTGGTGGAACCCTGCCCCTTACCAGCCTTGACAGCAGCGGGAACCTGGTGCTGGGGGCGGCTGGCGCGGCCCCAGGGAGTCCGGGCCTGGTGACCTCGTCACTCTTCTTGAACCACGCCGGGCTGCCCCTGCTCAGCGCCCCGCCTGGTGTGGGCCTGGTCTCGGCAGCCGCGGCGGCCGTGGCGGCCTCCATCTCCAGCAAGTCTCCTGGCCtctcctcgtcctcgtcctcgtcctcgtcgtCCTCCTCCACTTGCAGTGAGGCGGCAGCACAGACCCCTGGAGGCCCAGGGGGGCCCGAGGTAGGGTCCAAGCCTGAGTGA
- the LOC132596377 gene encoding POU domain, class 2, transcription factor 2 isoform X1: MAQSSPQPCGAGSMVHSSMGAPEIRMSKPLEAEKQGLDSPSEHTDTERNGPDTNHQNPQNKTSPFSVSPTGPSTKIKAEDPSSDSAPAAPLPPQPVQPHLPQAQLMLTGSQLAGLTALMPAQQQLLLQQAQAQLLAAAAAAASSSSSSSSSSSSTSQPPASSGGGDLPPPQPASQPPGTPQLTLSQPIQLTAQDIQQLLQLQQLVLVPGHHLQPPAQFLLPQAQQSQPGLLPTPNLFQLPQQTQGALLTSQPRAGLPTQAVTRPTLPDPHLSHPQPPKCLEPPSHPEEPSDLEELEQFARTFKQRRIKLGFTQGDVGLAMGKLYGNDFSQTTISRFEALNLSFKNMCKLKPLLEKWLNDAETMSVDSSLPSPNQLSSPSLGFDGLPGRRRKKRTSIETNVRFALEKSFLANQKPTSEEILLIAEQLHMEKEVIRVWFCNRRQKEKRINPCSAAPMLPSPGKPASYSPHLVTPQGGAGTLPLSQASSSLSTTVTTLSSAVGTLHPSRTAGGGGAGGGAAPPLNSIPSVTPPPPATTNSTNPSPQGSHSAIGLSGLNPSTGSTMVGLSSGLSPALMSNNPLATIQALASGGTLPLTSLDSSGNLVLGAAGAAPGSPGLVTSSLFLNHAGLPLLSAPPGVGLVSAAAAAVAASISSKSPGLSSSSSSSSSSSSTCSEAAAQTPGGPGGPEVGSKPE, from the exons ATGGCACAGTCGTCCCCCCAGCCCTGCGGGGCAGGCAGCATGGTTCACTCCAGCATGGGGGCTCCAG aAATAAGAATGTCTAAGCCCTTGGAGGCCGAGAAGCAAGGTCTGGACTCCCCGTCAGAGCACACAG ACACGGAAAGAAATGGACCAGACACTAACCATCAG AACCCCCAGAATAAGACCTCCCCGTTCTCTGTGTCCCCGACTGGCCCCAGCACCAAG ATCAAGGCTGAAGACCCCAGCAGTGACTCAGCCCCAGCGGCACCCCTGCCCCCCCAGCCGGTTCAGCCGCATCTGCCCCAGGCCCAACTCATGTTGACGGGCAGCCAGCTAGCCGGG CTCACGGCGCTGATGCCAGCCCAGCAGCAGCTCCTCCTGCAGCAAGCGCAGGCCCAGCTCCtggccgccgcggccgccgccgcctcctcctcctcctcctcctcttcctcctcctcctcgacctcgcagcccccagcctcctccgGGGGAGGCGACCTGCCGCCACCACAGCCTGCCAGCCAGCCCCCCGGGACCCCACAGCTCACCCTGTCCCAACCCATCCAGCTCACAGCACAG GACATCCAGCAGCTCCTCCAGCTGCAGCAGCTGGTGCTTGTGCCGGGTCACCACCTCCAGCCACCTGCTCAGTTCCTGCTGCCGCAGGCCCAGCAGAGTCAGCCAG GCCTGCTACCGACGCCAAATCTATTCCAGCTACCTCAGCAAACCCAGGGAGCTCTTCTGACCTCCCAGCCCCGGGCAGGGCTGCCCACACAG GCCGTGACCCGCCCCACGCTGCCCGACCCGCACCTCTCGCACCCGCAGCCCCCCAAATGCTTGGAGCCACCATCCCATCCCGAGGAGCCCAGTGACCTGGAGGAGCTGGAGCAGTTTGCTCGCACCTTCAAGCAACGCCGCATCAAGCTGGGCTTCACGCAG GGTGACGTGGGTCTGGCCATGGGCAAGCTCTACGGCAACGACTTCAGCCAGACGACCATCTCCCGCTTCGAGGCCCTCAACCTGAGCTTCAAGAACATGTGCAAACTCAAGCCTCTCCTGGAGAAGTGGCTCAACGACGCAG AGACTATGTCTGTGGACTCAAGCCTGCCCAGTCCCAACCAGCTGAGCAGTCCCAGCCTGGGTTTCGACGGGCTCCCCGGCCGGAGACGCAAGAAGAGGACCAGCATCGAGACAAACGTCCGCTTCGCCTTAGAGAAGAGTTTTCTAGCG AACCAGAAGCCTACCTCAGAGGAGATCCTGCTGATCGCAGAGCAGCTGCACATGGAGAAGGAGGTGATCCGCGTCTGGTTCTGCAACCGGCGCCAGAAGGAAAAACGCATCAACCCCTGCAGCGCGGCCCCCATGCTGCCCAGCCCGGGCAAGCCAGCCAGCTACAGCCCCCATCTG gTCACGCCCCAAGGGGGCGCCGGGACCCTGCCTTTGTCCCAAGCTTCCAGCAGTCTGAGCACAACAG TTACTACCTTATCCTCAGCTGTGGGGACCCTCCACCCCAGCCGGAcagctggagggggtggggccgggggcggggccgcgccCCCCCTCAATTCCATCCCCTCtgtcactcccccacccccggccaccACCAACAGCACAAATCCCAGCCCTCAAGGCAGCCACTCGGCTATCGGCTTGTCGGGCCTGAACCCCAGCACGGG AAGCACAATGGTGGGGTTGAGCTCCGGGCTGAGTCCAGCCCTCATGAGCAACAACCCTTTGGCCACTATCCAAG CCCTGGCCTCTGGTGGAACCCTGCCCCTTACCAGCCTTGACAGCAGCGGGAACCTGGTGCTGGGGGCGGCTGGCGCGGCCCCAGGGAGTCCGGGCCTGGTGACCTCGTCACTCTTCTTGAACCACGCCGGGCTGCCCCTGCTCAGCGCCCCGCCTGGTGTGGGCCTGGTCTCGGCAGCCGCGGCGGCCGTGGCGGCCTCCATCTCCAGCAAGTCTCCTGGCCtctcctcgtcctcgtcctcgtcctcgtcgtCCTCCTCCACTTGCAGTGAGGCGGCAGCACAGACCCCTGGAGGCCCAGGGGGGCCCGAGGTAGGGTCCAAGCCTGAGTGA
- the LOC132596377 gene encoding POU domain, class 2, transcription factor 2 isoform X3: protein MSKPLEAEKQGLDSPSEHTDTERNGPDTNHQNPQNKTSPFSVSPTGPSTKIKAEDPSSDSAPAAPLPPQPVQPHLPQAQLMLTGSQLAGLTALMPAQQQLLLQQAQAQLLAAAAAAASSSSSSSSSSSSTSQPPASSGGGDLPPPQPASQPPGTPQLTLSQPIQLTAQDIQQLLQLQQLVLVPGHHLQPPAQFLLPQAQQSQPGLLPTPNLFQLPQQTQGALLTSQPRAGLPTQAVTRPTLPDPHLSHPQPPKCLEPPSHPEEPSDLEELEQFARTFKQRRIKLGFTQGDVGLAMGKLYGNDFSQTTISRFEALNLSFKNMCKLKPLLEKWLNDAETMSVDSSLPSPNQLSSPSLGFDGLPGRRRKKRTSIETNVRFALEKSFLANQKPTSEEILLIAEQLHMEKEVIRVWFCNRRQKEKRINPCSAAPMLPSPGKPASYSPHLVTPQGGAGTLPLSQASSSLSTTVTTLSSAVGTLHPSRTAGGGGAGGGAAPPLNSIPSVTPPPPATTNSTNPSPQGSHSAIGLSGLNPSTGSTMVGLSSGLSPALMSNNPLATIQALASGGTLPLTSLDSSGNLVLGAAGAAPGSPGLVTSSLFLNHAGLPLLSAPPGVGLVSAAAAAVAASISSKSPGLSSSSSSSSSSSSTCSEAAAQTPGGPGGPEVGSKPE from the exons ATGTCTAAGCCCTTGGAGGCCGAGAAGCAAGGTCTGGACTCCCCGTCAGAGCACACAG ACACGGAAAGAAATGGACCAGACACTAACCATCAG AACCCCCAGAATAAGACCTCCCCGTTCTCTGTGTCCCCGACTGGCCCCAGCACCAAG ATCAAGGCTGAAGACCCCAGCAGTGACTCAGCCCCAGCGGCACCCCTGCCCCCCCAGCCGGTTCAGCCGCATCTGCCCCAGGCCCAACTCATGTTGACGGGCAGCCAGCTAGCCGGG CTCACGGCGCTGATGCCAGCCCAGCAGCAGCTCCTCCTGCAGCAAGCGCAGGCCCAGCTCCtggccgccgcggccgccgccgcctcctcctcctcctcctcctcttcctcctcctcctcgacctcgcagcccccagcctcctccgGGGGAGGCGACCTGCCGCCACCACAGCCTGCCAGCCAGCCCCCCGGGACCCCACAGCTCACCCTGTCCCAACCCATCCAGCTCACAGCACAG GACATCCAGCAGCTCCTCCAGCTGCAGCAGCTGGTGCTTGTGCCGGGTCACCACCTCCAGCCACCTGCTCAGTTCCTGCTGCCGCAGGCCCAGCAGAGTCAGCCAG GCCTGCTACCGACGCCAAATCTATTCCAGCTACCTCAGCAAACCCAGGGAGCTCTTCTGACCTCCCAGCCCCGGGCAGGGCTGCCCACACAG GCCGTGACCCGCCCCACGCTGCCCGACCCGCACCTCTCGCACCCGCAGCCCCCCAAATGCTTGGAGCCACCATCCCATCCCGAGGAGCCCAGTGACCTGGAGGAGCTGGAGCAGTTTGCTCGCACCTTCAAGCAACGCCGCATCAAGCTGGGCTTCACGCAG GGTGACGTGGGTCTGGCCATGGGCAAGCTCTACGGCAACGACTTCAGCCAGACGACCATCTCCCGCTTCGAGGCCCTCAACCTGAGCTTCAAGAACATGTGCAAACTCAAGCCTCTCCTGGAGAAGTGGCTCAACGACGCAG AGACTATGTCTGTGGACTCAAGCCTGCCCAGTCCCAACCAGCTGAGCAGTCCCAGCCTGGGTTTCGACGGGCTCCCCGGCCGGAGACGCAAGAAGAGGACCAGCATCGAGACAAACGTCCGCTTCGCCTTAGAGAAGAGTTTTCTAGCG AACCAGAAGCCTACCTCAGAGGAGATCCTGCTGATCGCAGAGCAGCTGCACATGGAGAAGGAGGTGATCCGCGTCTGGTTCTGCAACCGGCGCCAGAAGGAAAAACGCATCAACCCCTGCAGCGCGGCCCCCATGCTGCCCAGCCCGGGCAAGCCAGCCAGCTACAGCCCCCATCTG gTCACGCCCCAAGGGGGCGCCGGGACCCTGCCTTTGTCCCAAGCTTCCAGCAGTCTGAGCACAACAG TTACTACCTTATCCTCAGCTGTGGGGACCCTCCACCCCAGCCGGAcagctggagggggtggggccgggggcggggccgcgccCCCCCTCAATTCCATCCCCTCtgtcactcccccacccccggccaccACCAACAGCACAAATCCCAGCCCTCAAGGCAGCCACTCGGCTATCGGCTTGTCGGGCCTGAACCCCAGCACGGG AAGCACAATGGTGGGGTTGAGCTCCGGGCTGAGTCCAGCCCTCATGAGCAACAACCCTTTGGCCACTATCCAAG CCCTGGCCTCTGGTGGAACCCTGCCCCTTACCAGCCTTGACAGCAGCGGGAACCTGGTGCTGGGGGCGGCTGGCGCGGCCCCAGGGAGTCCGGGCCTGGTGACCTCGTCACTCTTCTTGAACCACGCCGGGCTGCCCCTGCTCAGCGCCCCGCCTGGTGTGGGCCTGGTCTCGGCAGCCGCGGCGGCCGTGGCGGCCTCCATCTCCAGCAAGTCTCCTGGCCtctcctcgtcctcgtcctcgtcctcgtcgtCCTCCTCCACTTGCAGTGAGGCGGCAGCACAGACCCCTGGAGGCCCAGGGGGGCCCGAGGTAGGGTCCAAGCCTGAGTGA